In Periplaneta americana isolate PAMFEO1 chromosome 3, P.americana_PAMFEO1_priV1, whole genome shotgun sequence, the following are encoded in one genomic region:
- the LOC138695941 gene encoding uncharacterized protein CG45076-like, with amino-acid sequence MRSIFILLLCTSISTQRHVLSTNSKNSKNNEMSEVKLNQTKEVVNEATDISCHDEDSKNDQAVGPGGGEVQKATSIAQNAAQTAKSAQDAQQLAAQKAALKVKSQLAEKASQAAETAEVAMTGRQSLMEHIEKQLHEAETLMEDQSRSLQDAEQLAQSSIQSAKLAAQQLKTLNSAMQVAQHSMSAADATVEGAQQQLAQKTQFLELAKQRAQTIDRKLTKERNAFSNTKKAVQTASAAAKTAKDNANRVRRKGRYYKYLVHLPPCH; translated from the exons ATGcgatctatttttattttattgttatgcaCTTCCATTTCTACACAACGACATGTGCTTTCAACGAACAGCAAGAATTCTAAAAACAATGAAATGTCTGAGGTTAAATTAAAC CAAACAAAAGAGGTGGTTAATGAAGCAACTGATATATCTTGCCATGATGAAGACAGCAAAAATGACCAGGCAGTTGGACCTGGTGGTGGAGAAGTGCAGAAGGCCACAAGCATTGCTCAGAACGCAGCACAGACTGCGAAATCTGCCCAAGATGCCCAACAATTGGCAGCACAGAAGGCGGCACTTAAG GTAAAATCACAACTTGCAGAGAAAGCATCACAAGCTGCAGAAACAGCAGAGGTGGCGATGACAGGTAGGCAGTCCTTAATGGAGCATATAGAGAAACAGCTGCATGAGGCTGAGACCTTGATGGAGGATCAGAGCCGTTCACTGCAGGATGCTGAGCAGTTGGCGCAGTCATCTATACAGTCTGCAAAGCTCGCAGCTCAACAG TTGAAGACGTTGAACAGTGCTATGCAAGTGGCTCAGCATTCGATGTCTGCAGCAGATGCCACTGTAGAAGGGGCTCAACAACAGCTGGCACAGAAAACTCAGTTCTTAGAGCTGGCCAAACAACGTGCTCAGACAATAGACAGGAAGCTGACAAAAGAACGCAATGCCTTCTCCAACACGAAGAAAGCTGTCCAGACTGCTTCCGCAGCTGCAAAAACTGCTAAGGATAATGCCAATCGTGTCCGTCGTAAGGGCAGATATTACAAATATCTTGTACATCTACCACCATGCCACTGA